From the Ictalurus furcatus strain D&B chromosome 19, Billie_1.0, whole genome shotgun sequence genome, one window contains:
- the spx gene encoding spexin prohormone 1, protein MKSVKMFAAYALVFLLLSSLVSQACSAPKGRFQRRNWTPQAMLYLKGTQGRRFVSVDRNEGDVFDTLHLETQNENTENLSVSKAATVLLNFLQQAKDEGMDNGLFLQDAPVWKRDYF, encoded by the exons ATGAAG agtgtgaAGATGTTCGCAGCTTATGCGCTGGTGTTCCTCTTGCTGTCCTCACTTGTCTCTCAGGCATGCAGTGCTCcgaag ggCAGATTCCAGCGGCGTAACTGGACTCCTCAGGCCATGCTGTACCTCAAAGGCACAC AAGGACGGCGCTTCGTGTCGGTGGACAGAAACGAGGGTGACGTCTTCGACACGCTCCACTTAG AAACGCAGAATGAAAACACGGAGAATCTGAGTGTCTCCAAGGCGGCCACCGTCCTCCTCAACTTCCTCCAGCAAGCCAAAGACGAAG GAATGGATAACGGATTATTCTTGCAAGACGCCCCGGTTTGGAAAAGAGACTACTTCTGA